The following are encoded together in the Bradyrhizobium algeriense genome:
- a CDS encoding bifunctional sugar phosphate isomerase/epimerase/4-hydroxyphenylpyruvate dioxygenase family protein, with protein sequence MNKRSIATVSLSGALDEKLRAIAAAGFDAVEIFENDLLSFSGSPRDVGQMCRDLGLSICAFQPFRDFEGMPEPQRTRNFARAERKFDLMQELQTDLMLICSNISPASLGGIDRAAADFRELGERAATRGLRVGYEALAWGRHVNDYRDAWEIVRRADHKSIGVILDSFHALAPSFPTLPIQSIPADKIFLVQLADAPKLGLDVLSWSRHFRCFPGQGDLPVATFVKAVLATGYAGPLSLEIFNDQFRAGSAVRTATDGLRSLILLEDDVCGAASGVPAMPLQPKACSRGVGFIEFAVSEEKARDLAALFGQLGFRKTGAHRSKDVERWSQGHIDLVINCEPDGFAHSHFVAHGPGVCAIAVDVDDAASTMARAEALQARTFYQPVGPGELEIPAIRGVGGSLLYFLEGAGKNWDLDFEPLRSDAAGDQLDAVDHISQSMPYDEMLSWLLFYTGILDLERLPQMEIADPVGLVQSQALINGNQSLRVVLNGSSATRTLSARFIHEFFGSGVQHVAFSCRDIFAAVADMRSRGADFLKIPDNYYDDIDAKYGLDAATMTALRDNQILYDREGDGEFFQVYTHAFDERFFFEIVERRDYHGFGAANAAIRLAAQTRESRPLTMPKA encoded by the coding sequence ATGAACAAGCGCTCGATTGCCACCGTTTCGCTCAGCGGCGCACTCGACGAGAAGCTGCGCGCCATCGCAGCGGCTGGCTTCGACGCCGTAGAGATCTTCGAGAACGATTTGCTGTCGTTCAGCGGCAGCCCGCGCGACGTCGGCCAGATGTGCCGAGATCTCGGGCTTTCGATCTGCGCCTTTCAGCCATTCCGCGACTTCGAGGGCATGCCGGAGCCGCAGCGCACCCGCAACTTTGCGCGCGCCGAGCGCAAGTTCGACCTGATGCAGGAACTGCAGACCGATTTGATGCTGATCTGCAGCAATATCTCGCCGGCCTCGCTCGGCGGTATCGACCGTGCGGCCGCCGATTTCCGCGAACTGGGCGAACGCGCCGCCACGCGAGGCCTGCGCGTTGGTTATGAGGCGCTCGCCTGGGGGCGTCACGTTAACGACTACCGCGATGCCTGGGAGATCGTGCGCCGCGCGGATCATAAATCGATCGGTGTTATTCTCGACAGCTTTCATGCGCTGGCGCCGTCGTTTCCGACGCTGCCGATTCAGTCGATTCCAGCCGACAAGATTTTTCTGGTGCAATTGGCCGACGCACCAAAGCTCGGCCTCGACGTACTGTCCTGGAGCCGGCACTTCCGCTGCTTCCCGGGACAGGGCGATCTGCCGGTTGCGACGTTCGTGAAAGCCGTGCTCGCCACCGGCTATGCGGGGCCGCTGTCGCTGGAAATCTTCAACGACCAGTTTCGCGCCGGCTCCGCGGTCCGCACCGCGACCGACGGGCTGCGCTCCCTGATTCTGCTCGAGGATGACGTCTGCGGCGCCGCGTCCGGAGTTCCTGCGATGCCGCTGCAGCCGAAGGCTTGCAGCCGCGGCGTCGGCTTCATCGAGTTCGCCGTCAGTGAAGAGAAGGCCCGTGACCTCGCCGCGCTGTTCGGCCAGCTCGGTTTTCGCAAGACCGGCGCTCATCGCAGCAAGGATGTCGAACGTTGGTCGCAGGGCCATATTGATCTCGTGATCAATTGCGAGCCGGACGGTTTTGCTCATTCGCACTTTGTCGCGCACGGCCCCGGCGTTTGCGCCATCGCCGTTGATGTCGATGATGCCGCTAGCACCATGGCGCGCGCGGAAGCTTTGCAGGCGCGGACCTTCTATCAGCCGGTCGGGCCGGGCGAACTCGAGATTCCGGCGATCCGCGGCGTCGGCGGTAGCCTGCTGTATTTCCTGGAGGGGGCCGGCAAGAACTGGGACCTCGATTTCGAGCCGCTGCGCAGCGACGCGGCTGGCGACCAGCTCGATGCCGTCGACCATATCTCGCAGTCGATGCCCTATGACGAGATGCTGTCGTGGCTGTTGTTCTATACCGGCATTCTCGATCTGGAGCGCCTGCCGCAGATGGAGATCGCGGACCCGGTCGGCCTGGTGCAGAGCCAGGCACTGATCAACGGAAATCAGAGCCTGCGCGTGGTGCTCAACGGCTCATCCGCCACCCGCACGCTGTCGGCCCGTTTCATCCACGAATTCTTCGGGTCCGGCGTGCAGCACGTCGCGTTCTCCTGCCGCGATATCTTCGCTGCGGTCGCCGACATGCGCTCGCGCGGGGCGGACTTCCTGAAGATCCCCGATAACTACTACGACGACATCGACGCCAAATACGGCCTCGACGCCGCGACCATGACAGCGCTTCGCGACAACCAAATTCTCTACGACCGCGAAGGCGATGGCGAATTCTTCCAGGTCTATACCCACGCCTTCGACGAGCGGTTCTTCTTCGAGATCGTCGAGCGGCGTGACTATCACGGCTTCGGCGCTGCCAACGCCGCGATCAGGCTGGCGGCCCAGACCCGGGAATCGCGGCCGCTGACCATGCCCAAGGCATGA
- the pcaG gene encoding protocatechuate 3,4-dioxygenase subunit alpha, with protein sequence MQQTKPDGVTPSQTVGPYFAYGLTPNGKYDWNDAFNNNLVTSDTSGERIRIEGQVFDGDGAVVSDCMLEIWQADAQGRFSDPQDKRAQPNTSFKGFGRIGTDAKGGYAFDTIKPGTVPDPDGKPQAPHILLAVFARGMLLHNYSRIYFDGEAANASDPVLALVPADRRATLIATRQPGGNAVYRFDIHLQGDKETVFFDV encoded by the coding sequence GTGCAACAGACCAAGCCAGACGGGGTTACCCCGTCGCAAACCGTCGGTCCGTACTTCGCCTATGGCCTGACGCCGAACGGCAAATATGACTGGAACGACGCGTTCAACAACAACCTGGTGACATCAGATACGTCGGGCGAACGCATTCGCATCGAGGGCCAGGTGTTCGATGGCGACGGCGCGGTCGTGTCGGACTGCATGCTGGAGATCTGGCAGGCGGACGCGCAAGGCCGCTTCTCCGACCCGCAGGATAAACGGGCACAGCCGAATACGTCATTCAAGGGATTCGGCCGCATCGGCACCGACGCCAAGGGTGGCTACGCCTTCGACACCATCAAGCCGGGCACTGTGCCCGATCCCGATGGCAAGCCGCAGGCGCCGCATATCCTGCTTGCGGTGTTCGCGCGCGGCATGCTGCTGCATAATTATTCGCGGATCTATTTCGACGGCGAGGCCGCCAACGCGTCAGATCCCGTACTGGCGCTGGTGCCGGCCGATCGCCGCGCCACGCTGATCGCGACGCGCCAGCCGGGCGGCAATGCCGTCTATCGTTTCGACATCCACCTGCAGGGCGACAAAGAGACGGTGTTCTTCGACGTGTAG
- a CDS encoding DMT family transporter, giving the protein MIEPKEAASRAREVLGLLGFLLVATAQVSNMILARGVAGSVPPFSIAFFRWGIVALGLLPAVMMALREKPGVLNGQTPGIVLAGFLGMFVCGGPVYVAGVTTSAINLALIMALAPLVVLLFSFVSGQETIHRSQIIGMLLSLAGAALIITRGQAAVGGGVVTGDLLALLAMLGWAGYTLLQNRVGSGVSFLARIGLFAAAGALFSLPFAIHEMWSAPAAAFSGRAALVYLFAGLVPGLFAYSAYAYLGSKFGAVSTSLSLYLGPIVSAVLSILFLGEAPTVIHLIGGALSLGGMWLSLQAKQGRPPA; this is encoded by the coding sequence ATGATCGAACCCAAGGAAGCCGCCAGCAGAGCACGCGAGGTGCTGGGACTGCTCGGCTTTCTGCTGGTTGCCACCGCCCAGGTCTCGAACATGATCCTGGCGCGTGGCGTTGCCGGGAGCGTTCCGCCATTTTCGATCGCCTTCTTCCGCTGGGGCATCGTGGCGCTCGGCCTGCTGCCGGCCGTCATGATGGCGTTGCGCGAAAAGCCCGGCGTGTTGAACGGCCAGACGCCCGGCATCGTTCTGGCTGGTTTCCTCGGCATGTTCGTCTGCGGCGGCCCGGTCTATGTCGCCGGTGTTACGACCTCGGCGATCAATCTGGCGCTGATCATGGCGCTCGCGCCGCTCGTGGTGCTGCTGTTTTCTTTCGTGTCGGGCCAGGAAACCATCCATCGAAGCCAGATCATCGGCATGCTGCTCTCGCTGGCGGGCGCGGCGTTGATCATCACAAGGGGACAAGCCGCCGTCGGGGGAGGCGTGGTGACCGGGGATCTGCTCGCATTGCTGGCGATGCTAGGTTGGGCGGGATACACCCTGCTGCAGAACCGTGTCGGCAGCGGTGTGAGCTTTCTGGCGCGGATCGGCCTGTTCGCGGCAGCAGGTGCGCTGTTCTCGCTGCCTTTCGCGATCCATGAAATGTGGTCCGCGCCTGCCGCCGCCTTCAGCGGGCGTGCGGCGCTGGTCTATCTCTTCGCAGGATTGGTCCCAGGCCTATTTGCCTATTCGGCCTATGCCTATCTCGGCTCGAAATTCGGTGCAGTGTCGACTTCGCTGAGCCTCTATCTCGGGCCGATCGTCAGCGCGGTGCTGTCGATCCTCTTTCTCGGCGAGGCGCCGACCGTGATTCATCTGATCGGTGGCGCGCTGTCGCTCGGCGGCATGTGGTTGAGCCTGCAAGCCAAGCAGGGCAGGCCACCGGCCTAA
- a CDS encoding shikimate dehydrogenase, with product MSPAVRPIAPADRRFLTGLIGSPIAHSASPAMHERAAEALGAHCHYQLIEVAGADREELRLLLDGVRRLGFAGVNVTFPYKEAVVSLLDELSPGAQAIGAVNTVVVRDGRLIGHNTDTTGFARAITELVRDPAQSSVAVIGAGGVGKAITFALAGIGVAEISIFDTDRVKATQLAAQIGKRGKTSVAGSVEDAMSGATGVVNGSPVGMLPNRGTPVPDALLHQDMWVADAVYTPLWTPLLNAAKAKGAEVMTGRELAIYQAADAFELFTGLKPSAVEMGNAFDAVMAKRYAKVNAA from the coding sequence ATGAGCCCTGCCGTCCGCCCTATCGCTCCAGCCGATCGCCGCTTTCTCACCGGCCTGATCGGGTCGCCGATCGCGCATTCGGCGTCGCCGGCGATGCATGAGCGAGCCGCCGAGGCGCTCGGCGCGCATTGCCATTACCAGCTGATCGAAGTTGCGGGCGCTGACCGCGAAGAACTGCGGCTGCTGCTCGACGGTGTGCGCCGCCTGGGCTTTGCAGGGGTCAACGTCACCTTTCCCTACAAGGAGGCGGTGGTCTCCCTGCTCGATGAATTGTCGCCGGGTGCGCAGGCGATCGGTGCGGTCAACACCGTCGTGGTCCGCGATGGCCGGCTGATCGGACATAACACCGACACTACGGGATTTGCCCGGGCGATCACCGAGCTTGTCCGTGACCCCGCGCAGAGCTCGGTTGCCGTGATCGGCGCAGGCGGCGTCGGCAAGGCGATTACCTTTGCGTTGGCCGGGATCGGTGTCGCCGAGATCAGCATCTTCGACACCGACCGCGTCAAGGCTACGCAACTCGCCGCCCAGATCGGGAAACGCGGCAAAACAAGTGTTGCCGGCAGCGTCGAGGATGCGATGAGCGGCGCCACCGGGGTCGTCAACGGTTCGCCGGTCGGCATGCTGCCGAACCGTGGCACGCCTGTTCCGGATGCCTTGCTGCATCAGGACATGTGGGTCGCCGACGCAGTCTACACGCCGCTCTGGACGCCGCTGTTGAACGCCGCAAAGGCAAAGGGCGCCGAGGTCATGACCGGGCGCGAGCTTGCGATCTATCAGGCCGCGGACGCATTCGAACTGTTCACGGGATTGAAGCCATCGGCCGTCGAGATGGGAAATGCATTCGACGCGGTGATGGCCAAACGCTACGCTAAAGTGAACGCAGCTTAA
- a CDS encoding LysR family transcriptional regulator, which yields MMTLRQVEVIRAVMVTGTIGGAARLLNVSAPGISRLVKYTEKSLGVRFFQRQNGRYFPTAEARNIFEQINGVYEKMDDLSEIISKIGRGDLSELRIGSVPSISQVMVPRAIERVRRRYPELRIDINILKIEEAVDYLLLGRGDCVAMSYRLEHPGLDFLPLASGELFCIVPAGHELAGCKQVSAAEIIRYPLIGIDPNDPYGRIMAEIFARNKLDYDITIRARFGTTVCALVKAGLGIAVIDQFTVAHGGYPGVELLKIVEPTRFDTYIAVKRGAPLSLHIEHFIECLRSEMRAVGPGKAAPRKPDSRSRKK from the coding sequence ATGATGACGCTTCGCCAGGTCGAGGTGATCCGCGCCGTGATGGTGACCGGCACGATCGGCGGCGCGGCGAGGCTTCTGAACGTGTCGGCGCCGGGCATCAGCCGGTTGGTGAAATACACCGAGAAATCGCTCGGCGTCCGCTTCTTCCAGCGCCAGAACGGGCGCTATTTCCCGACGGCGGAAGCCCGCAACATCTTCGAGCAGATCAACGGCGTCTACGAGAAGATGGATGATCTCTCCGAGATCATCTCAAAGATCGGACGCGGCGATCTGTCCGAACTGCGTATCGGCTCCGTGCCCAGCATCTCGCAGGTTATGGTGCCGCGCGCGATCGAGCGGGTGCGGCGCCGTTATCCGGAACTGCGGATCGACATCAACATCCTCAAGATCGAGGAGGCCGTCGACTATCTGCTGCTGGGGCGCGGCGATTGCGTCGCCATGAGTTATCGGCTCGAGCATCCCGGCCTCGACTTTCTGCCGCTGGCGTCAGGCGAATTGTTCTGCATCGTGCCGGCGGGGCATGAGCTTGCCGGATGCAAGCAGGTCTCTGCCGCGGAGATCATCCGCTATCCCCTGATCGGCATCGATCCCAACGATCCCTATGGGCGGATCATGGCGGAGATATTTGCGCGCAACAAACTCGACTACGACATCACCATCCGCGCGCGCTTCGGCACCACCGTGTGCGCGCTGGTCAAGGCCGGTCTCGGCATTGCCGTGATCGACCAGTTCACCGTCGCCCATGGCGGTTATCCCGGTGTCGAATTGTTGAAAATCGTCGAGCCGACCAGGTTCGACACCTACATTGCGGTGAAGCGCGGTGCACCGCTGTCGCTGCACATCGAGCATTTCATCGAATGTCTGCGTTCGGAAATGCGGGCGGTCGGACCGGGCAAGGCGGCGCCGCGAAAGCCCGATTCCAGGTCGCGCAAGAAATAA
- a CDS encoding branched-chain amino acid ABC transporter permease: MTATGKYLRIALGVAVIAALIIVPMNFNRYGLYILSQWAVMTIAAMGLNLTLGYAGQVSLAQGAFVGIGAYAAAIMTTQGMPLIAALGVAIVLCFAIGWILGYPALRVQHHYLAFVTLAFSTLAFLVFRNEDWLTKGIYGISNIPRPNVMGFATNRPLPFYYFCLGSLALVSLAMWWLIRSPWGRAFVALRENPVRALSLGIDTRRYTLMAFAIGSALGGVAGTLYAPLTQYIDPVPFNLSLSLDLLMMVIVGGSGFFFGPFLGAMIAVLLPEWLRFTQGYYLMLYAVAVMLLLIYSPTGILGILDRYLVERRTKAASALRAVAKSRLETAP, from the coding sequence ATGACCGCAACGGGGAAATATCTGCGCATTGCGCTCGGCGTCGCCGTCATCGCGGCGCTGATTATCGTGCCGATGAATTTCAACCGCTATGGCCTCTATATCCTGAGCCAGTGGGCGGTGATGACGATCGCCGCGATGGGCCTCAACCTGACACTGGGATACGCAGGACAGGTCTCGCTGGCGCAGGGCGCATTTGTCGGCATCGGCGCCTATGCGGCGGCGATCATGACTACGCAGGGCATGCCGCTGATTGCGGCGCTTGGCGTCGCCATCGTGCTGTGCTTCGCGATCGGTTGGATCCTGGGATATCCGGCGCTGCGCGTGCAGCATCACTATCTCGCGTTCGTGACACTGGCGTTCTCGACGCTCGCCTTCCTGGTGTTCCGTAACGAGGACTGGCTCACCAAGGGCATCTACGGCATCTCCAACATTCCGCGGCCGAACGTCATGGGCTTTGCCACCAACCGGCCGCTGCCGTTTTATTATTTCTGCCTCGGCTCGCTTGCGCTCGTATCATTGGCGATGTGGTGGTTGATCCGCTCGCCCTGGGGCCGCGCCTTCGTGGCGTTGCGCGAAAATCCGGTGCGGGCGCTGTCGCTCGGCATCGACACCCGGCGTTATACGCTGATGGCGTTTGCGATCGGATCGGCGCTCGGCGGTGTCGCCGGCACGCTCTATGCGCCGCTGACGCAATATATCGACCCGGTTCCGTTCAACCTCTCGCTCTCGCTCGATCTTCTAATGATGGTGATCGTCGGCGGTTCCGGATTCTTCTTCGGCCCATTCCTCGGCGCGATGATCGCGGTGCTGCTGCCCGAGTGGCTGCGCTTCACGCAGGGCTACTATTTGATGCTCTATGCGGTTGCCGTGATGCTGCTGCTGATCTATTCGCCGACCGGCATCCTCGGCATTCTCGATCGCTATTTGGTCGAGCGCCGCACCAAGGCGGCTTCCGCCCTGCGCGCGGTCGCCAAATCCCGGCTGGAGACGGCGCCATGA
- a CDS encoding tannase/feruloyl esterase family alpha/beta hydrolase produces MSIMNGRRIRAVLLLATCCYLTPAVADTLPCDDGIKTAFRPDADTKVVAVRLVKKGEELKAPDAQQPVTAAADLCLVKLLVGPGATAEKDKNARSYSEGIGIEVWLPTQANWNERIRNYGGGGWVGGGHRHADKVGSKVPAIVNANIGYASGTTDAGQPWYQDGSFTFLSDGKVNAESLRDFSVRAMVEQAVKTKALVSLYYGKAPKYTYYDGHSQGGRQGMKIAQEYPELYDGYMIAQPALNIAKFGTAGLYPQIVMKTELGFTAANKPEAAAFATRVAAASKRAVAVCDKTGLGFLLDPFTCDYNPARDADILCAGVAGEGVSGKNNDSATCMNLKEANALNRIWFGATSDGSFEAAQSPDARSGKSLGKNQLWWTFTKGTAIGTQITNAASLGVALALQDVSYAPDSSTSSSDPIANGSSDVRNKWRELDYAGLADAVNKGVALQPTLFSDLITDKADLGKLRDLGRKVVVYSGLVDDAIPPAGNINYHERVAAAMGGHAEVQKFMRMYLLPGSAHSSQGRAYTVGGKNDTVPLPKLPGNTNQTPTREQDQFFTALVDWVEKGTAPGEVMLTSRDNSVSYPVCVYPLRTTWNGNGDAKQASSYSCR; encoded by the coding sequence ATGTCGATCATGAACGGGAGGCGTATTCGCGCGGTATTGCTGCTTGCAACGTGCTGTTACCTGACACCGGCGGTGGCCGATACGCTTCCCTGCGATGACGGCATCAAGACGGCCTTTCGTCCCGACGCCGACACAAAGGTTGTCGCGGTTCGGCTGGTGAAAAAGGGCGAGGAGCTGAAGGCGCCCGATGCGCAACAGCCCGTCACGGCGGCGGCCGATCTGTGCCTCGTGAAATTGCTGGTCGGTCCCGGCGCCACGGCAGAGAAGGATAAGAACGCGCGCTCCTATTCGGAAGGCATCGGCATCGAGGTCTGGCTGCCGACGCAGGCCAACTGGAACGAGCGCATCCGCAACTATGGCGGCGGCGGATGGGTTGGCGGCGGTCATCGCCATGCGGACAAGGTCGGCAGCAAGGTCCCGGCCATCGTCAACGCCAACATCGGATATGCCTCGGGCACCACGGACGCAGGACAGCCCTGGTACCAGGATGGCTCGTTCACGTTTCTCTCGGACGGCAAGGTCAATGCCGAGTCGCTTCGCGACTTCTCGGTGCGCGCCATGGTGGAGCAGGCCGTCAAGACCAAGGCGCTGGTCAGCCTCTATTACGGCAAGGCGCCGAAATACACCTACTATGACGGCCATTCGCAGGGCGGCCGGCAGGGCATGAAGATCGCGCAGGAATATCCGGAACTCTACGACGGCTACATGATCGCCCAGCCGGCGCTGAACATCGCGAAGTTCGGCACGGCGGGACTGTATCCGCAGATCGTGATGAAGACCGAACTCGGCTTCACCGCGGCGAACAAGCCGGAGGCTGCAGCCTTCGCCACCAGGGTCGCTGCCGCCAGCAAGCGCGCGGTCGCCGTCTGCGACAAAACGGGCCTCGGTTTCCTGCTCGATCCCTTCACCTGCGATTACAATCCGGCGCGCGATGCCGACATATTGTGTGCAGGCGTGGCCGGCGAAGGCGTATCCGGCAAGAATAACGACTCGGCAACCTGCATGAATTTGAAGGAGGCGAATGCGCTGAACCGAATCTGGTTCGGCGCCACCAGCGATGGAAGCTTTGAAGCCGCGCAGAGCCCCGACGCGCGATCCGGCAAATCGCTCGGCAAGAACCAGCTCTGGTGGACCTTCACCAAGGGCACCGCCATCGGCACTCAAATCACGAATGCCGCTTCCCTCGGCGTCGCGTTGGCGTTGCAGGACGTCAGCTATGCCCCCGACTCCAGCACCTCATCGAGCGATCCGATCGCAAATGGTTCGTCTGACGTGCGCAACAAATGGCGTGAACTCGATTACGCCGGGCTCGCCGACGCCGTGAACAAGGGCGTCGCATTGCAGCCGACGCTGTTCAGCGACCTCATCACGGACAAGGCCGATCTCGGGAAGCTGCGCGATCTCGGCCGCAAGGTCGTCGTTTACAGCGGCCTGGTCGACGATGCGATCCCGCCGGCCGGCAACATCAATTATCACGAGCGCGTGGCGGCGGCGATGGGCGGGCACGCCGAGGTGCAGAAGTTCATGCGGATGTACCTCCTGCCAGGTTCAGCGCACTCCTCGCAGGGCCGGGCCTACACAGTTGGCGGCAAGAACGACACTGTGCCGCTGCCGAAACTGCCTGGCAACACCAACCAGACGCCGACGCGCGAACAGGACCAGTTCTTCACGGCACTGGTGGATTGGGTCGAGAAGGGCACGGCGCCCGGTGAAGTCATGCTGACGTCGCGCGACAACAGCGTCAGCTATCCCGTCTGCGTCTATCCGCTGCGGACGACGTGGAACGGCAACGGGGATGCAAAGCAGGCTTCGAGCTATAGCTGCCGGTAA
- a CDS encoding ABC transporter ATP-binding protein, with protein sequence MTAVLEVSDIKKSFGGIKAVDGVSFDVQEGEILGLIGPNGCGKSTLFNCILGQLTPTGGEVKVDGKVVTGLRPSELNRLGVSRTFQLLQVFPKLSVRENLILAGQEHQGNMMSRLLGPSDAGLTSAADQMIGFFKLDHLATEAAGGLSYGQQKLLDAAMAFMGGPRLVLLDEPAGGVNLTMLGDLKERLAAINREKRATFVVIEHNMEFVMSLCTRVMVMAEGKLLAMGTPAEVRANPAVIEAYLGH encoded by the coding sequence ATGACCGCGGTCCTCGAAGTCAGCGACATCAAGAAGAGCTTTGGCGGCATCAAGGCCGTCGACGGCGTCAGCTTCGACGTGCAGGAGGGCGAGATCCTCGGCCTGATCGGCCCGAACGGCTGCGGCAAGTCCACGCTCTTTAACTGCATCCTCGGCCAGCTCACGCCGACCGGTGGCGAGGTCAAGGTCGACGGCAAGGTCGTCACCGGCTTGCGGCCATCCGAGCTGAATCGTCTGGGCGTCAGCCGCACCTTCCAGCTTCTGCAGGTGTTTCCAAAACTGTCGGTGCGGGAGAACCTGATCCTCGCCGGCCAGGAGCATCAGGGCAACATGATGTCGCGGCTGCTCGGTCCCTCCGACGCCGGATTGACGTCGGCGGCCGACCAGATGATCGGCTTCTTCAAGCTCGATCATCTCGCGACCGAAGCCGCGGGCGGCCTGTCCTACGGCCAGCAAAAGCTGCTCGATGCCGCGATGGCGTTCATGGGCGGGCCGCGGCTGGTGCTGCTCGACGAGCCTGCCGGTGGCGTCAACCTCACCATGCTCGGCGATCTCAAGGAGCGGCTGGCCGCGATCAACCGCGAGAAGCGCGCCACCTTTGTGGTGATCGAGCACAACATGGAATTCGTGATGTCGCTGTGCACGCGCGTCATGGTGATGGCGGAAGGCAAGCTGCTGGCGATGGGCACGCCGGCTGAAGTGCGCGCCAATCCCGCCGTCATCGAAGCCTATCTCGGCCACTAG
- a CDS encoding ABC transporter ATP-binding protein produces the protein MSDPILEVQGLVGGYGKMTILNGTSFSVPAGSITTVIGPNGAGKSTVFKAIFGLLKLREGRVVFKGRDVTGLSPRELLTSGICYVPQGRNIFPELSVRDNIQLGAVVAGRDITDLPDRIEAALDKFPVLRRRATQQASTLSGGEQKQLEVARGLLLNPQLVLIDEPSIGLSPLMVQQTFNILKELRDRGVSILMIEQNARSALEISDYGIVLELGQTRLVDTAQRVLNDPRIGQLFLGGAMTETAA, from the coding sequence ATGAGCGACCCTATCCTCGAGGTTCAAGGTCTCGTCGGCGGCTACGGCAAGATGACGATCCTCAACGGCACCAGCTTCTCGGTGCCCGCGGGCTCCATCACCACCGTGATCGGGCCGAACGGTGCCGGAAAATCCACCGTGTTCAAGGCGATCTTCGGCCTGTTGAAGCTGCGCGAAGGCAGGGTCGTATTCAAAGGACGTGACGTCACCGGCCTGAGCCCGCGCGAATTGCTCACGTCAGGCATCTGCTACGTGCCGCAGGGACGCAATATCTTCCCCGAACTGTCCGTGCGCGACAACATCCAGCTCGGCGCCGTCGTTGCGGGGCGCGACATCACCGACCTGCCTGATCGGATCGAGGCGGCGCTGGATAAATTCCCGGTGCTGCGCAGAAGGGCGACTCAGCAGGCCTCCACCCTGTCGGGCGGCGAGCAGAAGCAGCTCGAAGTCGCCCGCGGGCTCCTGCTCAATCCGCAACTGGTACTGATCGACGAGCCGTCGATCGGGCTCTCGCCGCTGATGGTGCAGCAGACCTTCAACATTCTGAAGGAATTGCGCGACCGTGGCGTGTCGATCCTGATGATCGAACAGAATGCCCGCTCTGCGCTGGAGATTTCCGACTACGGCATCGTGCTCGAGCTCGGCCAGACCCGGCTTGTCGACACCGCGCAGCGTGTGCTGAACGATCCCCGCATCGGGCAATTGTTCCTGGGTGGCGCCATGACGGAGACGGCCGCATGA
- a CDS encoding branched-chain amino acid ABC transporter permease, with the protein MSNLLDLLVAGLATGAIYALVAVGFTLLWQTSQTINFAQGEFVMLPAFLMLAVMHAGAPFWLAVILGILLSLLLLGLGFKLLLVDPMLRHGVLPLAIATMALAIGMKEAVKQFFSAEASPFPSIVPAGDVSILGRVVSLQSLGVLALAIAVVIGLTALLNRTSIGHQMQATAQNPTVARIIGIPVERMILFTFLINAFLVALASLLITPIYLAKFSSGEVLGQAAFIAAIVGGFNQVRGAIAGGLLIGVVDNLAAAYVSTQYRAAVPLILLIVIILFRPQGLLGRPEERTV; encoded by the coding sequence ATGTCCAATCTGCTCGATCTGCTCGTGGCAGGCCTTGCGACCGGGGCGATCTACGCCCTCGTCGCGGTCGGGTTCACGCTGCTGTGGCAGACGTCGCAAACCATCAACTTTGCGCAAGGCGAATTCGTGATGCTGCCGGCGTTCCTGATGCTGGCGGTGATGCATGCCGGCGCGCCGTTCTGGCTCGCGGTCATTCTCGGCATCCTGCTGTCGCTGCTGCTGCTCGGGCTCGGCTTCAAGCTGCTGCTGGTCGATCCGATGCTGCGGCACGGCGTGCTGCCGCTGGCGATTGCGACCATGGCGCTGGCGATTGGCATGAAAGAGGCGGTGAAGCAGTTCTTCAGCGCCGAGGCGTCGCCTTTCCCCTCCATCGTGCCAGCCGGTGACGTCTCGATCCTCGGCCGGGTGGTCTCGTTGCAGAGCCTCGGCGTGCTGGCACTCGCGATCGCGGTGGTGATCGGCCTGACTGCGCTGTTGAACCGCACCTCGATCGGTCATCAGATGCAGGCCACAGCGCAGAACCCGACGGTCGCCCGCATCATCGGTATACCCGTAGAACGCATGATCCTGTTCACCTTCTTGATCAATGCGTTTCTGGTAGCGCTGGCCTCACTGCTGATCACGCCGATTTATCTGGCGAAATTTTCCTCCGGCGAAGTGCTTGGGCAGGCGGCGTTCATTGCGGCGATCGTCGGCGGCTTCAATCAAGTGCGCGGCGCCATCGCCGGCGGGCTTTTGATTGGCGTAGTGGACAATCTCGCCGCCGCCTATGTGTCGACGCAGTACCGCGCCGCCGTGCCGCTGATCCTCCTGATCGTCATCATCCTGTTCCGGCCGCAGGGACTGCTCGGCCGGCCCGAGGAGCGTACGGTATGA